One Paracidovorax avenae ATCC 19860 genomic region harbors:
- a CDS encoding hydantoinase/oxoprolinase family protein, with product MASNSTTPNARKLRIAVDIGGTFTDMAAFDEATGQLLFGKALSTHGALVNGIQSTLDSADIDLKDGNLFLHGSTIAINTLLERNGANTALLITEGFRDIYEIGRVNRPDAYNLFFNKHQPLVRRSLRFEVAERLRADGSLHKPLDEAAVRELAKELKGQGIEAVAVLLLHSYRNPAHEQRVKAILQEELPQAFVSASHELSQEYREFERVSTVVANAYVGPRVSQYLGQLETHLSAKGFGGDFYVVQSTGGLFPIEHARVGCVRMLESGPAAGVIGAQAICAQLGMGDAIAFDMGGTTAKAGVISEGRPLTTGSALIGGYERALPIQIPMMDIHEVGTGGGSIARVETGNALRVGPQSAGSIPGPVAYGRGGQEPTVTDANLVLGRLDADNFLGGELKLDLVGCQRQMAERVATPLGLDPTEAADGILRIAVTQMSHAVKAVTTERGLDAGSFTMVVYGGAGPLHASAIAREIGIRKVLIPYAPGYFSAYGMLFSDLRYDYVRSVFRKLNDVSFDEIEEAYRKMEDEGRAALEQSGVKADGVVIERAADMRYVGQEHAVTVDLPLAFFESRDRSAIKRQFDELHKVRYGTSAPKEPADLVSLRVTVLGTMKKPPKHQVAQGSDKPEADALRAVKPVYFRAGGWAETPVFKRDLLRAGNSISGPALIEEHASTTVVQPGDALRVDELGNLQIAIGSDRT from the coding sequence ATGGCAAGCAATTCCACCACCCCCAACGCGCGCAAGCTGCGCATCGCCGTGGACATCGGCGGCACCTTCACCGACATGGCGGCGTTCGACGAGGCCACGGGCCAGCTGCTGTTCGGCAAGGCGCTGTCCACCCATGGCGCCCTGGTCAACGGCATCCAGTCCACGCTGGACAGCGCGGACATCGATCTGAAGGACGGCAACCTGTTCCTGCACGGCTCGACCATCGCCATCAACACGCTGCTGGAGCGCAACGGCGCCAACACCGCGCTGCTGATCACCGAGGGTTTCCGCGACATCTACGAGATCGGCCGCGTGAACCGGCCCGACGCCTACAACCTGTTCTTCAACAAGCACCAGCCGCTGGTCAGGCGCTCGCTGCGCTTCGAGGTGGCCGAGCGCCTGCGCGCCGACGGCAGCCTGCACAAGCCGCTGGACGAGGCGGCGGTGCGCGAACTGGCGAAGGAATTGAAAGGCCAGGGCATCGAGGCCGTGGCCGTGCTGCTGCTGCATTCCTACCGCAACCCGGCCCATGAGCAGCGCGTGAAGGCCATCCTGCAGGAAGAGCTGCCGCAGGCCTTCGTCTCCGCGTCGCACGAGCTGAGCCAGGAATACCGCGAATTCGAGCGCGTCTCCACCGTCGTGGCCAACGCCTACGTGGGCCCGCGCGTGTCGCAGTACCTGGGCCAGCTGGAAACGCACCTCTCGGCCAAGGGCTTCGGCGGCGACTTCTACGTGGTCCAGTCCACCGGTGGCCTGTTCCCCATCGAGCATGCCCGCGTCGGCTGCGTGCGCATGCTGGAGTCCGGCCCGGCGGCCGGCGTGATCGGCGCGCAGGCGATCTGCGCGCAACTGGGCATGGGCGATGCCATCGCCTTCGACATGGGTGGCACCACCGCCAAGGCCGGCGTGATCAGCGAGGGCCGGCCGCTCACGACCGGCTCGGCCCTGATCGGCGGCTACGAGCGCGCGCTGCCCATCCAGATCCCGATGATGGACATCCACGAGGTCGGCACCGGCGGCGGCTCCATCGCCCGCGTCGAGACCGGCAACGCGCTGCGGGTGGGCCCGCAGAGCGCGGGCTCCATCCCCGGCCCGGTGGCCTACGGCCGCGGCGGCCAGGAGCCGACGGTGACCGACGCCAACCTGGTGCTGGGCCGGCTCGATGCCGACAACTTCCTGGGCGGCGAATTGAAGCTCGACCTGGTGGGCTGCCAGCGCCAGATGGCCGAGCGCGTCGCGACGCCGCTGGGGCTGGATCCGACCGAGGCGGCCGACGGCATCCTGCGCATCGCGGTGACGCAGATGTCGCATGCCGTGAAGGCCGTGACCACCGAGCGCGGCCTGGACGCCGGCAGCTTCACCATGGTGGTCTATGGCGGCGCGGGCCCGCTGCACGCCTCGGCCATCGCGCGCGAGATCGGCATCCGCAAGGTGCTGATTCCGTATGCGCCGGGCTATTTCTCGGCCTACGGCATGCTGTTCTCCGACCTGCGCTACGACTATGTGCGCTCGGTGTTCCGCAAGCTCAATGACGTGTCCTTCGACGAGATCGAGGAGGCGTACAGAAAGATGGAAGACGAGGGCCGCGCCGCGCTGGAGCAGTCCGGCGTGAAGGCCGACGGCGTGGTGATCGAGCGCGCCGCCGACATGCGCTACGTGGGCCAGGAGCATGCGGTCACCGTGGACCTGCCGCTGGCCTTCTTCGAAAGCCGCGACCGCTCGGCGATCAAGCGCCAGTTCGACGAACTGCACAAGGTGCGCTACGGCACCTCGGCGCCCAAGGAGCCGGCCGACCTGGTGAGCCTGCGCGTCACGGTGCTGGGCACCATGAAGAAGCCGCCGAAGCACCAGGTGGCGCAAGGCAGCGACAAGCCCGAGGCGGACGCGCTGCGCGCCGTCAAGCCGGTGTACTTCCGCGCGGGCGGCTGGGCCGAAACGCCGGTCTTCAAGCGCGACCTGCTGCGCGCCGGCAATTCGATCTCCGGCCCCGCCCTCATCGAGGAGCACGCCTCCACCACCGTCGTGCAGCCCGGCGACGCGCTGCGCGTGGACGAACTCGGCAACCTGCAAATCGCCATCGGAAGCGACCGCACATGA
- a CDS encoding fumarylacetoacetate hydrolase family protein produces MKIASFQHAGQATYGVLRGDDFLLPGDDFLRRHPDLRSVLAAQALPALADATASGARAVRAADTRALPVIPQPGKIICVGLNYKTHVAETRRADSEYPSLFLRFTDSLAAQGDEVLRPSFSERFDWEGELAFVIGQGGRHIPKADAFEHIAGYACFNDISVRDWQRHTHQFTPGKNFPGTAPFGPCLVTRDEVPDVARLTLETRLNGEVMQHASVGDLIFDIPTIVEYVSRFTPLSPGDVIATGTPGGVGDRREPPRYMKHGDTVEVEITGLGILRNRIGTDA; encoded by the coding sequence TTGAAAATAGCCTCCTTCCAACACGCCGGCCAAGCCACCTACGGGGTCCTGCGCGGCGACGACTTCCTGTTGCCGGGCGACGACTTCCTGCGCCGCCATCCCGACCTGCGTTCCGTGCTGGCGGCGCAGGCCCTGCCTGCGCTGGCCGACGCCACCGCATCGGGCGCACGCGCCGTCCGCGCGGCCGACACCCGCGCCCTGCCGGTCATCCCCCAGCCCGGCAAGATCATCTGCGTGGGCCTCAACTACAAGACCCACGTGGCCGAGACCAGGCGGGCCGACAGCGAATACCCGTCGCTCTTCCTGCGCTTTACCGATTCGCTGGCCGCGCAGGGCGACGAGGTGCTGCGTCCATCCTTCTCCGAACGTTTCGACTGGGAGGGCGAGCTGGCCTTCGTGATCGGCCAGGGCGGGCGCCATATTCCCAAGGCCGACGCCTTCGAGCACATCGCCGGCTATGCCTGCTTCAACGACATCAGCGTGCGCGACTGGCAGCGCCACACGCACCAGTTCACGCCGGGCAAGAACTTCCCCGGCACCGCGCCCTTCGGCCCCTGCCTGGTGACCCGCGACGAGGTGCCCGACGTGGCCCGCCTGACGCTGGAAACGCGGCTGAACGGCGAGGTGATGCAGCACGCCAGCGTGGGCGACCTGATCTTCGACATCCCGACCATCGTCGAATACGTCTCGCGCTTCACGCCGCTCTCGCCCGGCGACGTGATCGCCACCGGCACGCCCGGCGGCGTGGGTGACCGCCGCGAGCCGCCGCGCTACATGAAGCACGGCGACACGGTCGAGGTGGAGATCACCGGCCTGGGCATTCTGCGCAACCGCATCGGAACGGACGCCTGA
- a CDS encoding LysR family transcriptional regulator, with protein MNIESVRLLLEVADSGSINKVAARRQTAQSHISRQVSEFEKQLGTALFVRTGRGVVPTDAGRSALPRLRRWLHETEALSESLRTEAGTLSGEVRLGIIPSAAHHLMPCVFQRLRQEHPGIRLNVVEAQGTELNAMLDSGSVDMAIVFRFQPPRGSEEKVLAVAHTFLVSAPGDPLTALPGIDFRRLQGLPLVLPRRPSQWRTALDETARSQGFKLDAVVEADSLTLQKELVTSTTGLYTVLGPYSIAQERASGRLQASRLLEPDLSRLVTLAFPRQGKSSPASRCVADMITDWSCPHTPCHHPFEGGDTSADPPDSATGRSAPAPAAR; from the coding sequence ATGAACATCGAGAGCGTTCGCCTGCTCCTGGAAGTCGCCGACAGCGGCAGCATCAACAAGGTGGCGGCACGGCGCCAGACGGCGCAGTCCCACATCAGCCGGCAGGTGAGCGAATTCGAGAAGCAGCTCGGTACGGCACTGTTCGTGCGGACCGGGCGCGGCGTGGTGCCGACCGATGCGGGACGCAGCGCGCTTCCCCGGCTGCGGCGCTGGCTGCACGAAACCGAGGCACTGTCGGAAAGCCTGCGTACCGAAGCCGGTACGCTGAGCGGCGAAGTCCGCCTGGGCATCATTCCCTCGGCGGCGCACCACCTCATGCCCTGCGTGTTCCAGCGGCTGCGGCAGGAACACCCGGGCATCCGGCTCAACGTCGTCGAGGCCCAGGGCACCGAACTCAACGCCATGCTCGACAGCGGCTCCGTGGACATGGCCATCGTCTTCCGCTTCCAGCCGCCGCGGGGCAGCGAGGAAAAAGTCCTGGCCGTGGCCCACACCTTCCTCGTCTCCGCTCCCGGCGACCCCCTCACCGCCCTGCCCGGCATCGATTTCCGCCGCCTCCAGGGACTGCCGCTGGTGCTGCCCCGGCGGCCCAGCCAGTGGCGCACCGCGCTGGACGAAACCGCCCGCAGCCAGGGCTTCAAACTGGATGCCGTCGTCGAAGCGGACTCGCTGACGCTGCAGAAGGAGCTGGTGACCTCGACGACAGGGCTCTACACCGTGCTGGGCCCCTACTCCATCGCGCAGGAGCGCGCCAGCGGCCGGCTGCAGGCCAGCCGGCTGCTGGAGCCCGACCTCTCACGCCTGGTGACGCTGGCCTTCCCGCGCCAGGGCAAGTCGTCACCGGCATCCCGGTGCGTGGCGGACATGATCACGGATTGGTCCTGCCCGCACACGCCGTGCCACCATCCTTTCGAAGGCGGAGACACCTCCGCGGATCCACCGGACAGCGCGACCGGACGGAGCGCCCCCGCACCAGCCGCCCGGTAG
- a CDS encoding MerR family transcriptional regulator, with protein MRIGELAELSGLSREALRFYEQRGLIRARRQDNGYRDYPPEAVMLVQYIRTAQQLGFTLAEIGERLPQLWDAPDPAPALAAVLAHKLSEIDARIAALTELRAVLAGRIALACPLEPG; from the coding sequence ATGCGCATCGGAGAACTGGCCGAACTGTCGGGCCTCAGCCGGGAGGCACTGCGCTTCTACGAGCAGCGGGGGCTCATCCGGGCCCGCCGCCAGGACAACGGCTACCGGGACTATCCGCCGGAGGCGGTGATGCTGGTGCAGTACATCCGCACCGCGCAGCAACTCGGTTTCACGCTGGCGGAGATCGGCGAGCGCCTGCCGCAGCTGTGGGACGCGCCGGACCCGGCACCCGCGCTGGCGGCGGTGCTGGCGCACAAGCTGTCCGAGATCGATGCGCGCATCGCGGCGCTCACGGAGTTGCGGGCCGTGCTGGCCGGACGCATCGCGCTCGCCTGCCCGCTGGAGCCCGGGTGA
- a CDS encoding DUF2760 domain-containing protein: protein MTEPQELPFLSRLSLAIGSFFALLGDGRLAARVQALRSGAPLASEVPPPAPAPAPVQAPPPPPPAPVPAPAPVRATADVDAALQLLALLQRESRFVDFLQEDIGAYSDADVGGAARLLHGGARKVLQDTFDLEPVRTEAEGSRLTLPAGFDAAAVRVTGNVVGQPPFTGTLQHKGWRATAVRLPALTEGHDTRVIAPAEVEL from the coding sequence ATGACCGAACCCCAAGAACTCCCCTTCCTCTCCCGCCTCTCCCTGGCCATCGGCAGCTTCTTCGCCCTGCTGGGCGATGGCCGCCTGGCCGCGCGCGTGCAGGCGCTGCGCAGCGGCGCGCCCCTGGCCAGCGAAGTGCCGCCGCCCGCTCCCGCACCTGCGCCCGTGCAGGCACCGCCGCCCCCGCCGCCCGCCCCGGTGCCGGCCCCCGCGCCCGTGCGTGCCACGGCCGATGTCGATGCCGCCCTGCAGCTGCTCGCCCTGCTGCAGCGCGAATCGCGCTTCGTCGATTTCCTGCAGGAAGACATCGGCGCCTATTCCGATGCCGACGTGGGCGGCGCCGCGCGCCTGCTGCACGGCGGCGCCCGCAAGGTGCTGCAGGACACCTTCGATCTCGAACCCGTGCGCACCGAAGCCGAAGGCAGCCGCCTGACGCTGCCCGCCGGCTTCGACGCCGCCGCCGTGCGCGTCACCGGCAACGTGGTCGGCCAGCCACCCTTCACCGGCACGCTGCAGCACAAGGGCTGGCGCGCCACCGCCGTGCGCCTGCCCGCCCTCACCGAAGGGCACGACACCCGCGTGATCGCCCCCGCGGAGGTCGAACTGTGA